Proteins encoded together in one Triticum dicoccoides isolate Atlit2015 ecotype Zavitan chromosome 7B, WEW_v2.0, whole genome shotgun sequence window:
- the LOC119336826 gene encoding protein JASON-like — translation MCGCAEALVRAVVAFFDAVLVDCFLSWFRRRRPGPDSPASAHRDPLVPKGRGGEALPASDEEKGFAESTGSNEQLAGGDDTDEELRREAVHLQLYGTISQTPAELRNVSYESNSESANESDDMSINALAMGGTGFNSSGCFKCEEDLMSELEVSRDKSLDSVPRSVLRNKSPFWSMQNRFSDCNGSPFPTPLVLRDDMQTPGTMYASHTGSTMSRKRVRTRKQFVYPVLRPIENKLQQVEPSEDSSPMLPSSSPKRTNLGADHIKKLQQTSSNSVTKVGFSKSLPFSFPSENASYQEKGSPPSEESKCQTRSPNLLDGGALSKSNSGEKRAAMSLTHWLKPSSTDNENQGVVTSSASDQLHDEIALFTESPVFFTAASGMDADVENPTPRFPKAWDGNGIPNTTTKYKEDQKVSWHATPFEERLLRVLSDEQPSAPRKLIRGDLFLVEEET, via the exons ATGTGCGGCTGCGCGGAGGCGCTCGTGAGGGCGGTGGTCGccttcttcgacgccgtcctcgTCGACTGCTTCCTCTCCtggttccgccgccgccgccccggccccgaCAGCCCCGCCTCCGCCCACCGG GATCCGCTCGTGCCCAAGGGCCGGGGAGGGGAGGCGCTCCCGGCCTCGGACGAGGAGAAAG GTTTTGCAGAGAGCACAGGGTCGAATGAGCAGTTGGCAGGTGGCGATGACACCGATGAGGAGCTTAGGAGAGAG GCAGTTCACCTCCAGTTGTACGGCACAATATCGCAAACCCCGGCTGAACTTCGGAATGTGTCATATGAAAGTAATTCTGAATCCGCTAATGAG TCTGATGACATGTCCATCAATGCACTGGCAATGGGAGGAACTGGATTTAATTCATCTGGATG CTTCAAATGCGAGGAGGATTTGATGAGTGAACTTGAAGTTTCACGAGATAAATCACTTGATTCTGTTCCTCGATCAGTTCTCCGCAATAAGTCCCCATTCTGGAGCATGCAGAATAGGTTCTCTGACTGCAATGGTTCACCCTTCCCGACACCTTTGGTTCTCAGAGATGATATGCAGACCCCTGGAACAATGTATGCTTCACACACAGGGTCTACTATGTCTAGGAAGCGTGTGCGCACCCGCAAACAATTTGTCTATCCTGTCTTGAGACCCATTGAGAACAAGCTTCAGCAAGTGGAACCGTCAGAAGATTCTTCACCAATGCTGCCCTCCAGTTCTCCAAAACGTACAAATTTGGGAGCTGATCATATCAAGAAACTGCAGCAGACCTCTTCGAATTCAGTCACTAAGGTGGGATTCTCAAAATCTCTGCCATTCAGTTTTCCCAGTGAGAATGCTTCATACCAAGAAAAAGGATCACCCCCTTCGGAGGAGTCGAAGTGCCAAACCAGAAGCCCAAATCTGTTGGATGGTGGAGCTCTATCAAAATCAAATTCAGGTGAAAAGCGTGCTGCAATGAGTCTGACCCACTGGCTGAAACCTTCATCCACAGACAATGAGAATCAAGGCGTTGTCACTTCATCTGCTTCCGACCAACTGCATGATGAGATCGCGCTTTTCACGGAGAGCCCCGTCTTCTTCACGGCAGCTTCTGGGATGGACGCAGATGTCGAGAACCCTACTCCAAGGTTTCCCAAGGCATGGGACGGCAACGGCATTCCAAACACAACCACCAAGTACAAGGAG GATCAAAAGGTCAGCTGGCATGCGACACCGTTCGAGGAGAGGCTGCTGAGGGTTCTGTCGGATGAGCAGCCTAGCGCTCCGAG GAAGCTTATCAGAGGAGACTTGTTCCTTGTAGAGGAGGAGACTTGA